From one Rhopalosiphum padi isolate XX-2018 chromosome 2, ASM2088224v1, whole genome shotgun sequence genomic stretch:
- the LOC132921878 gene encoding serine--tRNA ligase, cytoplasmic, with protein sequence MVLDLDLFRTEKGGNPDRIRENQKKRFKDPNLVDQVVDADGKWRQLRFKADNLNKLKNLCSKTIGEKIKSKEPQPADGGDVASDFNLDTITVDVLKPLSVEQIKKVRVLIDNALIQNDKDLLDVEKTRNDSFKEISNFLHESVPISNDEEENAVVATVGDCTVKKKYSHIDLIHMIDGVDAEAGTTVSGTRGYYLKGPAVFLQTALVQEALRRWDDKGYKPLYTPFFMRKEIMQEVAQLAQFDEELYKVIGKGSEKVGDHNLDEKYLIATSEQPIAALHRDQWIPEASFPIRYLGVSTCFRQEVGSHGRDTRGIFRVHQFEKVEQFVLTSPFDNQSWILFDEMINNSRQFYDDLGIAYRVVNIVSGALNHAAAKKLDLEAWFPGSGAYRELVSCSNCLDYQSRRLLVRYGQTKKMNEKVDYVHMLNATACATTRVICAILETYQTETGIKVPEILKKYLPTRYQDEIPFVKSAPIDEEDTKKQKKQKEGMKNKK encoded by the coding sequence ATGGTGCTCGACCTGGACTTGTTTCGGACAGAAAAGGGTGGCAACCCAGACCGGATTCGCGAAAACCAAAAGAAACGTTTCAAAGACCCGAACTTGGTGGACCAAGTCGTCGACGCTGACGGCAAGTGGCGACAGCTGCGTTTCAAGGCGGACAATCTAAACAAGTTGAAAAATCTCTGCAGCAAGACCATTGGTGAGAAGATCAAATCCAAGGAACCGCAACCGGCCGATGGTGGTGATGTGGCGTCCGATTTCAATTTGGACACGATCACAGTCGACGTTTTGAAACCGTTATCGGTAGAACAAATCAAAAAAGTGCGCGTACTCATCGACAATGCGTTGATCCAAAACGATAAGGACCTGCTTGACGTAGAGAAAACAAGGAACGATTCGTTCAAAGAAATCAGTAATTTTTTGCATGAATCGGTCCCGATAAGCAATGATGAAGAAGAAAACGCTGTTGTTGCCACTGTCGGAGATTGTACGGTAAAGAAGAAGTATTCTCACATAGATCTAATTCACATGATTGACGGTGTGGATGCTGAGGCAGGAACCACCGTATCAGGCACCCGAGGATATTATCTCAAAGGTCCAGCTGTGTTTTTACAAACTGCACTTGTCCAAGAAGCCTTACGCCGATGGGATGACAAGGGATACAAACCGTTGTATACACCATTTTTCATGCGAAAAGAAATTATGCAAGAAGTTGCTCAACTAGCGCAGTTTGATGAAGAATTATACAAGGTAATTGGTAAAGGTAGTGAAAAAGTTGGTGACCATAATTTagatgaaaaatatttgatagcAACTTCTGAACAACCCATAGCAGCACTTCATCGTGACCAATGGATACCTGAAGCTAGTTTTCCTATTCGCTATCTTGGTGTATCAACATGTTTCCGACAAGAAGTCGGATCTCATGGAAGGGACACAAGGGGAATATTCAGAGTACATCAATTTGAAAAAGTTGAACAATTTGTTTTAACATCTCCTTTTGATAATCAATCTTGGATTTTATTTGatgaaatgattaataattcaaGACAGTTTTATGATGATCTAGGTATTGCTTACAGAGTTGTTAACATTGTGTCAGGTGCATTGAACCATGCTGCAGCCAAGAAACTCGACTTGGAAGCATGGTTCCCTGGGTCTGGAGCATACAGAGAATTGGTATCTTGCAGTAACTGTTTAGACTATCAATCAAGAAGATTACTTGTGCGATATggtcaaacaaaaaaaatgaatgaaaaagTCGATTATGTGCATATGTTAAATGCTACTGCATGTGCTACAACCAGAGTGATTTGTGCTATTTTGGAAACTTATCAGACCGAAACAGGAATCAAAGTGccagaaatattgaaaaaatacttgCCAACCCGATATCAAGATGAAATACCATTTGTGAAGTCTGCCCCCATCGACGAAGAAGATACTAAGAAACAAAAAAAGCAGAAAGAaggaatgaaaaataaaaaataa